The following DNA comes from Fusarium fujikuroi IMI 58289 draft genome, chromosome FFUJ_chr03.
acgaggatgagcaCGAAGCCAGTCGTTTCCAGCCACTCCCAGACGATACTTTTGAGAACGGAAGTGGTGAGAATGCAAGCACTCCATCAGCCGATGAGCTTAAGCAAGCAGCAAGGAAGTTCAAAGAGGTTGACCGGTGGGAACTTGACTTTGAGGAGGTTACGCAGAGTTCGTCTCCACTTGCACGATGAAGCACAAACggagcaaagcaaagcacaAAGAATGAGACGAGGGCGCTAAGTAATATGCAAGGAAAAGGGCCAGGGCGTTTAGCGGGTTGGAGCAACTGTTTTCGAGAAAAACCTCGGGAGTTACATGAAGGGAGTATGCCAGGCCAGGGTATTTTATGAAGGTTTCTGAATGATGTCTGTTTCGGGCTCATACTTGCATTGTACATTGGGGAGGGCAAGAATGGATCCCGTCTCATAGTTGGGTCAAAACGTGAAGTCTACGGCGCGTGTCCAAAGAGGACTCTGATGGCTTATTGTAATCAGACAACTAAATCATTGATTTGCGATTTTCATCCCGCCTTACACATTGAGCAATGTGTGATATGCCTCAACTCCGGAAACGCCGTTACTTGGTGTTCATCTTTTCCTGTCCTGATTTGTTCTCATGCACTTGGGTTGAGAGCTTCTGCCCGATGCTCTACAAGCGGCAGTAGTGGGGCTAGGACGTTGGGATCTCTCAGTGCGATTGTAATGTCGTCTGGCAGTCTCCCAGACATGAGAAGTTTCTGCAGCGCCAAAGTCAGCATTGCATCATGGAAGACTGGGGTCAAACCCATTTTCACAAATCCACACTCACCCTCTTGACGTTCTCGTAGGTCTCTTCTTGCGCCGAGTATTCGCGAATAACCTCATCAGTCTCAAAATCGACATAGACCCTGGTGTCACGTATCCGCAGGACAACATTATCCAAGCGCATAAACAACCGACACAGCAAAAGCATGCGCTTCTCGTGCACGCGGACTTTGACGCTGAAGATGGATATGCCGTTGTCGTCCAGCTCACTCTCGTAGAGCATAACTTCGTCAAAGAACAGGATGGGGTCTCGACGCTTCAGGAGCTCAATGGGTATCACCTTGTCGGTAGGCGCAAACTGCAAAACCGAGGCTTCGATGCTACCAGTATATGTCGTCGAGTAGCTCCAGTCATAGGGCTTCACAACTTCCTTTATACCCTGTGTGGTGCCTTCTCGGGTGCTCTCCCAGTCTCGGGCATATGCAACCTTGAGCATGTGGCGATCTGTCTTGTCGACGGCGTCAAGCGCATCTGGAGTGTTGAAATACAGGGACCAGCCTGAAGGCACATGTTCAATTCCGACGACATTTTCGCCAAATATCATCTCCGGCATCGGAATGCCAATCTTTTCGGTGAGTGCATCGATGGTACCGGCTTTGGAGATGGGTAGCTTGCGGGTCGAGATGCGGAATCTGCTTTGCGAGTGTGTCGTTGTGGCGGAGGCGAGAGCCTGTGGCTTAGGGAACGGTTCGTTCGGATCTGAGATATGGTTACGCTGCATTTTCTTTTGGATGTGAGTCTTGATGTTTTCAATATAGAAAAGACGAAAGTGAAGATGTCGGAATCAAGAGCTGGAGCAGCTGAGTTACGGATTGGAAGCTATTATGTGTTATTCAATGGCGGGGTGGGTGGGGTAGTTAGGAGCTAGGACAAGCTACTTACACTGGGCCtcacctaggtaggtaggtactagtaactaactacctaggtacctacctaaggtagatAGTAGGTACCTCTACGATGGATGCACCAGGTGCCTGAAGCTTGGTACCTACTCGAGGTTCAGATACCACAGAGTAGAGTCCAATTGATCAAAGCCATAAGATCTTGGTTATTCTTCCAGCTCCGGGCATACTTGTTTGTTTCGTTCATCTTGAAGTTTTGTACCCTAAGCatctattttctttcctctgTATATGTTGTCAACACTTTTACAGGCGCCTTGACAAgttatagtatatagtaattacaGGTTAACTAAGTTAGTAGCTAAATTAGATTCTCCTACACTCTGTGCTGCACTTCGCTTTATCAGTCAGATATCCATAGATCCAATACCAATACCATTGGAGTTTGGCCACTAGCTGACCAATCACGTTAGCAGCCATGACTCCCAACCCTATCCCTACCTCCCTACAGAGTAATATGTTCAGTGAATCCACTCTTTGGAGACATTTAGACAGTTCTCTacgttgagaagctggagtCTTGTCAGTATATTCAAGTCTCGAATAGACACATAATTTCCCATAATCGAGTCTTCCGTGATACGCTGGGCGGCAGGTATGAGAGTTTCTCATGATACTTCGTCATTTCAACTGACACTGATAAAGGATATCCAAATCCTACTGCCACCACTGCCTTGGTTACGATTTACAATGGGAAGAACTGACCTATCAAGTAGCACACGTAAACATCTGAAGTATAACTGCCTCAAAGTTGGCGAAGAACACCCAGTAACGTACATCATGACACGCACATCAAACTCTGTAGTTCATCTTAACACAAGCAGTCTGTTGTCCTTTGCAACCAGTGATCTTCTGCAAGCAACACTCATCAGACATCCATCGGGAATTGCCTCCTTCACATTCAACTGATGACAACCACAGCTTTACAGAACCCGAGCCAAGGACAAGCCGGCCACTGATAGACTTACACGTCACGAAACCAGTTCACAAACCCTCCTCACTATATCCTTCGCCCGACGTTTACCAGTGCACACTTTCATCAAAGCTCTTTTCATTTACCAAATACCTTCTCCGATCATATATACAATACAAGATTGAAGCACACGGTGACAAGATGGTACTCACCACCATTTACTGGAACCTGGCTTCTTCAGATCactcttcctcgtcgaccTCTTCCATCCGTTGGCCCGTCACTACAATCACAGGAGTCCCGTGTTCGACTTTCTCTCCCAGCGCTTCCGAGCTCCTCCGGGTTATATCCCTCTCCCAGTGGCTGTCGTTTATCAGAGATGTCGGCTTCTACGAGGATAGAAACAATCTAGTCCAGAGCTTGAAAGACAACAAAGCTCGCATGCAACAATTTGAAGTTCATGCTATCGATGCTCGCCTGCGATCTTGGGCTTCCGAA
Coding sequences within:
- a CDS encoding related to TIP41-negatively regulates the TOR signaling pathway, translated to MQRNHISDPNEPFPKPQALASATTTHSQSRFRISTRKLPISKAGTIDALTEKIGIPMPEMIFGENVVGIEHVPSGWSLYFNTPDALDAVDKTDRHMLKVAYARDWESTREGTTQGIKEVVKPYDWSYSTTYTGSIEASVLQFAPTDKVIPIELLKRRDPILFFDEVMLYESELDDNGISIFSVKVRVHEKRMLLLCRLFMRLDNVVLRIRDTRVYVDFETDEVIREYSAQEETYENVKRKLLMSGRLPDDITIALRDPNVLAPLLPLVEHRAEALNPSA